Genomic DNA from Pirellulales bacterium:
TGGCGCCAATCGTCGTTGACAAACCGCAACGCACTCAGGCCGAAATCGGCTAAGAGGCGAGTATGCCGTAAGTGCTGGCCTGATTTCAAGGGAAGAAATCAAAGATCGTGGGTGCCACGGTTGGCTTGTCCAACCGAGTGCCCGCTAGACGGCCACCAAGAAATTTCGCAGGGTGTCGGCCGGATAGAGGCAAAAGCCGTACTCACGCGAGGTCAGCACGCTCGTAGCGCGCGATAAGCGCATCGCATCGTGACGCCGTCTGAGCAGATCGCGGCGGCGCGGCTCGATCCAGGCCTGCAGCGCCTCGTTCGCCGCGCGGATGGCATGGCATCGCTCGCGACCGTTCTCGCGGGTTTGCTCGGTCTGCAACCACTGCGATTTGAGCGCCAGCCAGCGCGCGACATCAACCGGCGCGCGATCCCAATCGTGCAAGGCGGCAATGTACCGCTCGGGATGATACTCCAAATCGCGCAGCTCCTGATCCAGGTGCCGCACCTCGTCCGGAGCGACGCCCTGGGTGGCCGATGCCAGGTGCAGCGTGGCCGAGATCACCAGATAGTCCGGCGGCTCTAGCCCGAAGAAGCGGCGGATGAGTTCGTCGGTCAATTGATCGTATTTGGCCCCGCCGATGCCGTGCACGAACAGATCCGACAAGACAAGCCTGGCAAACAAGGTGGTCACAAGCGCGCGGCTGCGGAGCTTGATCCCCTGTGCGGCCAGGCCGGCCAAGGCTTCGATGGCGTGGGTTGGATCGGCGCCATCGGCCAGCGGCAACTCGAATTCGATGCGGCGGCGATCGGTCAGCGTCATGCCGGCAGCGTGGCGACGGACGAACAAACGCCGCCGACGCGGCGCCGCCGAGGTCCACAACCAATACGGCGCTTCCAGCCATTCGCCGTCGATGGCCAGGTTGGGCACGGGGTGATTGGCGCTGCGGACGTGATTCAGGCGGCGATAAGCGTTGACGGCGTCGTTGTACACGTCGCGAAATCGCGGCAGCTCGACGAGCACGTGCGAGGTAAACCAATGAAATGCCTGTAGCGCACAGACCTGGCTCTGCGGAATCTCGAGCGTTTGCAGCCCCCATGCTGCTTCCAACTGATGCCGGGCTTGGGACAGGCATTGCCCCAGGTTGCGCGTCTGATTGGTCCGCGCGCGGACCAGCGGCCAATATTCCTCGAGCAGCGGGTTCGGAACCAGGCCGTGAACCCAGGTTGAGGCGCGTTCGCCGAAATCGGCGAACAGCGTGCGATCTTCGATGTCGCGCTCTTCGTACGGAATTTCGTCGGAGGCGACATCGAAGGGAATCGATTCCACCAGTGGCGCTTCGAGCGATCCGCCCGGCACGCGCAGCGACACATGTTTGACCGTGTCGTTATCGATCACCAGGTTGATGGGGAGGGCGTCGTTCTCGCGGGCCAGTCGATTGAGCGCGAAATTCTTGAACCATACGCCCGGATGAAATAGCTCGGGCTGATGCCCGGCGACGAGCAACCGCTTACACTCGTGCGGGACGTCCACCTTTCGATAAGAGGCCGTATAGCGATGGGCCAGTTCGACCAGCTCTTGGCGGCCGGCCGTCGAAAGGTCATCGAGCGAGCGCCCGTGCAGATTACAACGATGCGCGCGGCGCCGCTGGATATTGGCGGCGAGCAAGCCGCGCACTTCGGCCGGCGGGGGATCGATGAGTATAGACCCATTCCCACGCGGGGCGCGAAAGCGGCGATTTAGTGGCGCGTCATTGCCGGCGGTCATCCGGCCCTGTCTCCGCACATGGTACGCGCGTGGGGCGTCTTGGGCCGCGGCTCTAGTTTGGACATCGCTCTGGCCAGCACGTCGTTGTAGTGGGCGAAGCGCGTGTCGGCGTCGTCCAGGGCTCCGCCGAACGAACGGGACAGGTCGAGGTATAACAGCGGCACCGCCAATTCGCGAATGCGAAAACCCACGTGCGCGGCCTGCACCCACAGCTCGAGCGGCATGGCATAGCCGGTCTCGGTCAGCTTCAGCTCTGCGAGCGCCGGCACGCGATAGGCCTTGAAACCGCAAAACGCGTCGGTCAATTGCAGGCCCAGCAGTTCGTTCAGGCGCGCGGTGAGCCGCTCGTTGATTTTGCGGCGATCCGCCGGGGGCTGGCTGTCTCCGCTGAACTGGGCCAGATACCGGCTGCCCGACACCATGTCCTGGCCCTGGCACGCTTCGAAGAAACTCGGAATCAAGCGCGGCTGGTGCTGACCGTCGCAATCGATCGTGACCAGCACGTCGTATTTGTTTTGCAAGGCGAAATCGAACGCCGAACGAAGTGCCGCTCCATAACCCCGATTGTGCTCGTGGGTGACGACATGAATGCCGGGTTCGGCCGCCAATAGTTCGGCAGTGCCGTCGCTCGATCCATCATTGACGACCAGGATGTCGCTACTGTAGCGGCGCACTTCCGCCAGGACGGGGCCGACGTGGCTCGCTTCGTTATACACGGGCAAGGCCGTAAGCAGTCGTTGCGACATGGGCGCACCTCGATTGGGAAAAAGCGCAGGACAACGCCGCCAACGCCCGCCAGAAAATCGTCGCTGGCAATTCTAGGTGGCTCAGGCGGCAAGTCAACGCTGGGCCACGGCCGGTGGGGCGCCGGCTGCGGTGTGCCGAAAGAGAGTGCGATCTCTAGGCCCACCGGAGCGGGTCGCGCTCTTGACTGCTGGCCCAAACCTTGGCAGCGGGAAATTGGCGCGCCAGCACCTCGGCGAGCCAATCGAGGGCGAAGCGCTCGCTGGCGTAATGTCCGGTCAGGACGAGGGTCATGCCGGTGGCTTCGGCCTCGAGCGCGGTATGAAATCGCGTCTCGCCGGTCACGAAGCAATCG
This window encodes:
- a CDS encoding glycosyltransferase family 2 protein, which gives rise to MSQRLLTALPVYNEASHVGPVLAEVRRYSSDILVVNDGSSDGTAELLAAEPGIHVVTHEHNRGYGAALRSAFDFALQNKYDVLVTIDCDGQHQPRLIPSFFEACQGQDMVSGSRYLAQFSGDSQPPADRRKINERLTARLNELLGLQLTDAFCGFKAYRVPALAELKLTETGYAMPLELWVQAAHVGFRIRELAVPLLYLDLSRSFGGALDDADTRFAHYNDVLARAMSKLEPRPKTPHARTMCGDRAG